One Salvelinus sp. IW2-2015 unplaced genomic scaffold, ASM291031v2 Un_scaffold2087, whole genome shotgun sequence genomic region harbors:
- the LOC112072915 gene encoding tetratricopeptide repeat protein 28-like, translated as MKGEYDAALKLHKAHLCLVQELGDHAAQGRAYGNMGNAYNALGMYDQAVRYHRQELHISLEVNDRPSQASTHGNLAVAYQALGAHDQALQHYLHHLTIARELRDTQSTARALGNLGNFHCCRREYVQAVPYYQQYLTLSPQLQDLEEEGKVCHNLAYTHYCLGQYREAVRYYEQDLALAKDLGDKLSQAKAYCNLGLAYKALGEYNKAEDCQTYLLSLAQVLNNTQAVFRALGNLGDVCVCRGDVAGAVRFYQQQLTLAQEVKGHKMEADAYSALGSAHRLLRQYDLALSFHQQELSARTALDDQQGQCGALGRLAAVHMALTDYATAFQCYQAQLTLAQGLRDARXEAQVQGNMGIAKMNMGVLEEAIGYFEQQLAMLEQLSGAECVLDRGRAYGNLADCYDSLGDFEEAIKYSEMFLTVAQSLNHVQDQERAYRGLGNAHR; from the exons ATGAAGGGGGAGTACGATGCAGCGTTGAAGCTCCACAAGGCCCACCTGTGTTTGGTCCAGGAGCTGGGGGACCATGCTGCTCAGGGCAGGGCCTATGGGAACATGGGCAATGCCTACAACGCTCTGGGGATGTACGACCAGGCTGTGCGCTACCACCGGCAGGAGCTGCACATATCACTAGAG GTGAATGACCGGCCCTCCCAGGCCTCTACCCATGGTAACCTGGCTGTAGCCTATCAGGCTCTGGGCGCTCACGACCAGGCTCTCCAGCATTACCTGCACCACCTGACCATCGCACGCGAACTACGAGACACACAGAGCACGGCCAGGGCACtag gtaaccTGGGTAACTTCCACTGCTGTAGAAGGGAGTATGTCCAGGCGGTTCCCTACTACCAGCAGTACCTGACCCTGTCACCTCAGCTACAGGACCTGGAGGAAGAGGGCAAGGTCTGCCACAAcctggcctacacacactacTGCCTGGGACAGTACAGAGAGGCCGTCAG GTATTATGAACAGGACCTGGCCCTGGCTAAAGACCTGGGGGATAAGTTGTCCCAGGCTAAAGCCTACTGTAACCTGGGTCTGGCCTACAAAGCCCTGGGGGAATACAACAAGGCTGAGGACTGTCAGACATACCTGCTGTCCCTGGCTCAGGTTCTCAACAACACACAG gCTGTGTTCCGTGCCCTGGGGAAcctgggggatgtgtgtgtgtgtcggggtgaCGTGGCCGGGGCGGTGAGGTTCTACCAGCAGCAGCTCACCCTGGCTCAGGAGGTCAAAGGCCACAAAATGGAGGCCGACGCATACTCAGCGCTAGGCTCCGCCCACAG ACTCCTCCGTCAGTACGACCTGGCCCTGTCCTTCCACCAGCAGGAGCTGTCTGCCCGCACCGCTCTAGACGACCAACAGGGGCAGTGTGGTGCTCTGGGCCGCCTGGCAGCCGTCCACATGGCCCTGACGGACTACGCCACAGCCTTCCAGTGCTACCAGGCCCAGCTCACCCTGGCACAGGGCCTCAGAGATGCCCGCRTGGAGGCACAGGTCCAGGGCAACATGGGCATCGCCAAGATGAACATGGGCGTCCTGGAGGAGGCCATTGGGTATTTTGAGCAGCAGTTGGCCATGCTGGAGCAGCTGAGTGGGGCTGAGTGTGTGCTGGACAGAGGCAGGGCCTAYGGGAACCTAGCAGACTGTTATGACTCTCTGGGAGACTTTGAAGAAGCTATAAAGTACAGTGAGATGTTTCTAACCGTGGCTCAGAGTCTCAACCATGTTCAGGACCAGGAGAGAGCCTACAGGGGACTGGGCAACGCACACAGGTAA